In Aminobacterium sp. MB27-C1, a single genomic region encodes these proteins:
- a CDS encoding GrdX family protein — protein sequence MLVLSNNPRVISAYSCVESVEGTAIQVLEAAQRYIYTGYTLYGHPLAGNARLCRNPYRSVALEEGHNEICVRSVLWIEDALDRLSRGEFDADSSKSDDYSLIDFDLFLSMIHIH from the coding sequence ATGTTGGTTCTATCGAATAATCCTCGGGTGATCAGCGCCTATTCATGTGTAGAGTCAGTTGAGGGTACGGCGATTCAGGTTCTCGAAGCCGCACAAAGATACATTTATACAGGATATACGCTTTACGGACATCCTTTGGCAGGTAACGCCCGCCTCTGTAGAAATCCATATCGTTCCGTTGCCCTTGAAGAAGGCCACAATGAAATATGTGTCCGGTCAGTCCTTTGGATAGAAGATGCTTTAGATCGTCTTTCCCGTGGAGAGTTCGATGCAGATAGCTCGAAAAGTGACGATTACAGTCTTATCGATTTCGATTTATTTCTATCTATGATCCATATACATTGA
- a CDS encoding NAD/NADP octopine/nopaline dehydrogenase family protein, translating into MNHKFAVLGSGNGARAFCAQIAAKGYDVVMWEPLEATEDYKRLREEKKMHLKGDINIEGTLSGVTMDIEEAMDGAKVLFVVVPSFAHEPIFRKMLPHLKDGQHIVVVPGNYAGFRFRKIMKEEGIDVKVSISETASMPYACRISSYDTVMIFKKKFKLQMATSPVSDTEEVHRIVQDIFEGYVEYIPADNLLAIDLDNINFTLHPFPVLLNYGAIEKNPKGFRHYMDGITPEIAKIMEKLEKERIAIGKALGVHLIGALDQLKMFYGENEAHTYYEYVQSPESPYVDLVGHNIKGRYLTEDVPGVLVPAYLLAQKAGYDATTVKLAIDLASKLHDVDYLKNGTTLETLGIADLSIEEILNI; encoded by the coding sequence ATGAATCATAAATTTGCAGTACTTGGAAGTGGAAATGGAGCACGGGCTTTTTGCGCACAGATTGCAGCTAAAGGGTACGATGTTGTGATGTGGGAGCCTCTCGAAGCGACCGAAGATTACAAACGTCTTCGCGAAGAGAAAAAGATGCATCTCAAGGGAGATATTAATATAGAAGGAACTTTATCTGGAGTAACTATGGATATTGAAGAGGCAATGGATGGAGCAAAGGTCCTTTTCGTCGTGGTTCCCTCCTTTGCTCATGAACCTATCTTCAGAAAGATGCTTCCCCATCTTAAAGATGGTCAGCATATCGTTGTTGTTCCCGGAAACTATGCAGGTTTCAGATTCCGCAAAATAATGAAAGAGGAAGGTATTGATGTAAAGGTATCTATCTCTGAAACAGCATCTATGCCTTATGCATGCAGAATCAGCAGCTACGATACGGTTATGATCTTCAAAAAGAAATTCAAATTACAGATGGCTACGTCTCCAGTATCCGATACAGAAGAAGTACATCGCATTGTTCAAGACATCTTTGAAGGATATGTTGAATATATTCCAGCTGACAACCTGCTTGCCATTGATCTTGACAATATCAATTTTACGTTGCATCCATTCCCAGTACTCTTGAACTATGGTGCCATTGAAAAGAATCCTAAGGGGTTCAGGCACTATATGGACGGAATTACTCCTGAAATAGCAAAAATCATGGAAAAGTTAGAAAAAGAGCGCATAGCTATTGGTAAAGCCCTTGGAGTACACCTTATAGGCGCTCTTGATCAGTTGAAAATGTTTTATGGAGAAAACGAAGCTCACACATATTATGAGTATGTGCAGAGTCCGGAGTCGCCTTACGTCGATTTAGTTGGCCATAATATTAAAGGAAGATATTTGACAGAAGATGTACCGGGTGTACTTGTACCGGCCTATCTTCTTGCCCAGAAGGCAGGATATGATGCTACAACAGTAAAGCTTGCCATCGATCTGGCTTCCAAACTTCACGAT
- a CDS encoding glycine/betaine/sarcosine/D-proline family reductase selenoprotein B, giving the protein MTKVRVVHYMNQFFGQIGGEDKAGIPPFATNDPVGIGNVFQLASNNRYVIVKTIICGDNYAAENLEEVKAKVLEWIKEENPDLFIAGPAFAAGRYGTSCGTLCQAVITELGIPAISAMHPVNPGVDIAKKDMFIVETGDSAREISSVVPKMIRLADKVLNKEPIGGPEEEGYIPRGIRINVRKAKRGSRRAVDMLVKKMNNESFTTELPMPVFDTVPPAPPVSDMSDAIIAIGTEGGIVPRGNPDRIEAHNASKWCHYSIEGIESLKKGDYEVAHGGYDPVPANENPNRVLPLDAARVLEKEKAFARLHNEYPVTVGNVTAVKSAERYGKEMGEMLMSQGVQGVILTSTUGTGTRCGATLAREIERVGLPAVLITAIPSVAFTVGANRIIRGVAIPYPVGAPSEEPAEELYIRKCLLERALKALATPISEQTIFEE; this is encoded by the coding sequence ATGACTAAGGTTAGAGTAGTTCATTACATGAATCAATTCTTCGGACAAATAGGAGGGGAAGACAAAGCTGGTATTCCTCCTTTTGCGACAAACGATCCAGTAGGTATTGGTAACGTTTTTCAACTTGCATCGAATAATCGCTACGTTATCGTGAAAACCATTATTTGCGGAGATAACTACGCGGCAGAAAACCTTGAAGAAGTAAAAGCAAAGGTTCTTGAATGGATTAAAGAAGAAAATCCAGATCTGTTTATTGCAGGTCCCGCTTTTGCTGCTGGTCGTTATGGCACTTCATGTGGAACTTTATGTCAGGCAGTTATAACGGAATTGGGTATTCCGGCAATAAGTGCAATGCATCCAGTTAATCCTGGCGTTGATATTGCCAAGAAAGATATGTTTATTGTCGAAACGGGCGACTCGGCGCGAGAAATCTCATCAGTTGTGCCTAAAATGATTCGCCTTGCTGACAAAGTGCTCAATAAAGAGCCTATTGGCGGCCCGGAAGAAGAGGGATACATTCCGAGGGGCATACGGATAAACGTTCGTAAAGCTAAAAGAGGTTCTCGTCGGGCAGTGGATATGCTCGTTAAGAAAATGAATAACGAGTCCTTCACAACAGAGCTCCCCATGCCGGTTTTTGATACAGTTCCTCCGGCTCCGCCTGTCTCTGATATGAGTGACGCAATCATTGCCATAGGTACGGAGGGAGGAATAGTTCCTCGCGGCAACCCTGATCGTATTGAAGCTCATAACGCATCTAAGTGGTGTCACTATTCCATAGAAGGCATTGAAAGCTTGAAAAAGGGCGATTACGAAGTTGCCCATGGCGGATATGATCCAGTGCCAGCCAATGAGAATCCCAATCGCGTATTACCTCTTGACGCAGCACGGGTTCTTGAAAAAGAAAAGGCCTTTGCACGACTCCATAATGAATATCCAGTAACTGTGGGAAATGTTACCGCCGTAAAATCAGCAGAGCGCTATGGAAAAGAAATGGGAGAAATGCTGATGAGCCAAGGGGTGCAGGGCGTAATTCTCACTTCAACCTGAGGAACAGGCACTCGTTGCGGTGCAACGCTCGCTCGCGAAATTGAACGCGTAGGTTTGCCAGCAGTGCTTATTACGGCTATTCCATCTGTTGCCTTCACTGTCGGAGCCAATCGGATTATTCGCGGGGTAGCTATTCCTTACCCTGTAGGTGCTCCTTCTGAAGAGCCCGCAGAAGAACTCTATATTCGAAAATGTCTGCTAGAAAGAGCTCTCAAGGCATTGGCAACTCCTATTTCAGAACAAACAATTTTTGAGGAATAA